In Solimonas sp. K1W22B-7, the DNA window CATGGCGGTGGCGTTACTGCCCGTGGCGTCGTTGAAGCTGCCAACGGCAACGCTTTGGGAGCCACTGGCTTCGTTGAAATGCCCGATCGCCGTGGCTTCCTCCGCCGTCGCGAAGTTGTAGACGCCGACGGCAGTGGTGTCTTCTGCCGTGGCCTGGTTCTGGTCTCCGACGGCGGTGCTGCTTGCGCCCGAGGCACGGTTGTCGTTGCCAAACGCGCTGCTGCCGATATTGGTTGCCTGGCTGAGCACACCCACGGCGGTTGCACGATCGCTCGACGCCACGGTGGCTGAACCAATGGCCATGGCGTTGACGCCCGTCGCCGCCACCGCCGCACCGCGGCCGATGGCGATGCCGTTGGTAGCACCGGCGGCGACGCGTGCGCCATTGCCCGCCACATCGGCACCGCCGATAGCCAGCGAGTCCTGTGCTGCTGCCGTGCTGTTCGCACCGACGGCGGTACCGCGCAGGCCGCTGGCGGTGTTGCCGTTGCCCAGCGCGCTGCTGGCGACGCCGGAAGCCGTGCTGCCCACGCCGACAGCCGTGGCCGACGCCGCCGAAGTGGTGGCGTTGGTGCCAAGGCTGACGGCATTGGTGGCATTGGCGGCGACGGAGGCATTGCGGCCGATGGCAACGCCGTAGGTGGCGCCGGCGCCGACGCGTGCGCCGGAGGTTGCGGCGTCCGCATTGCCGATGGCCAGTGAGTCCTGCCCCGCAGCGGAACTGAAAGTGCCGATCGCCGAGCTGCGCAGGCCGCTGGCGGCGCTGCTGGTGCCCAGGGCCATCGCGTTGACCCCGGTCGCCGCCACCGCCGCATTGCGACCGATGGCGATGCCGTTGGTGGCGCCGGCGGCGATGCGCGCGCCGGTGGCCGCGGTGTCGGAGTTGCCGATGGCCAGCGAGAAATCCGCGGCCGCCTGGCTGTTGGAGCCCAGGGCCGAACTGCTCCCACCCGAGGCGGTGTTGGTGAAGCCCAGCGCCGAAGAGTTCACCCCGTTGGCGACATTGCGCGCGCCCACCGCGCTGGCGCCGGCGGCAGAAGCGGTATTGTCGCTGCCCAATGCACTGGTTACGGTTGCCGTGGCAGAGTTGGAATAGCCTACGGCCACGCTCTGGTTCCCCGAGGCGGCGGCATCTCTGCCAATGGCCGTCGCATCGGTCCCGGCCGCCGCCACGTTGGCGTTTTGGCCGATAGCGACGCTGCCGCCAGCGGAAGCCCGGGTGAAGGCGCCCAGCGCGACAGCGTTGGTGGCATTGTCTGCCACGGCGGCATCGGCACCGAGAGCGACGCTGTTGGTGGCGCCGGTGCCGACGCGCGCGCCGTTGGCCGCGCTGCCCGCGTTGCCGATGGCCACCGCGTTCTGGGCCGCGGCATTGCTGAAGGTGCCGATCGCCGTGCTGCGGATGCCGCTGGCGGTGGCGCTGGAACCCATTGCGATCGAGTTGACCCCGGATACCGCGGCGCTGGTGCCCATGGCGATCGAATTGACGCCGGCGGCCGCGACACTGGCATTGCGGCCGATGGCGACGCCGTTGGTGGCGCCGGCCGCGACCGTGGTGCCGGCCTCGGTATCCAGCGCCGTGCCGAGGGCGATGGAGTGATCGGCATTGGCATTGGCATTGGCACCGAGCGCGGCACTGTATGCCCCCGCTGCCTGGTTGCCATAGCCCAGCGCGCTGCTCCGCTCGCCGCTGGAAACGTTGTCATGTCCCATTGCCGAACTGCGGAGGCCGCTGGCGTTGTTCTCGTAGCCGAAGGCGCTGCTGGAGACACCGCTGGCGTCGTTTTCGTTGCCGAACGCGCTGCTGTTCGATCCGCTCGCGTCGTTGTCACGGCCGAAGGCGCTGCTCTCCTCGCCGTTCGCCGTATTGCCAATACCGATGGCGATATCGCTGTCCAAGTCAGCGAGATTGTCCAAACCCCAGGCGAGACTCGATTCGCCGTAGGCCCTGTTGCGCAGGCCTAGCGCGATGCTGGCATCGCCGTAGGCACCGTTGTCCGTGCCGAAGGCAATGGCGTACTGCCCGGATATGACTATCGATCCCGTTTCCGGGTCAGTAACAGGCTCCCCCGTTTCCGGGTCATACACGTAGTAGCCCGCCACATTCCGCTGGCCGATGGCGATGGCGCCTTCATCGAATGCCAACGTCTCGGTGCCAAGAGCAATGGAACGTTCACCGCCCGCAGCCGCCAGGCCGCCGATCGCGATACTCCCCACTCCCCCGGCGAGCGCACCGATCAGGAAGCCACCATAGCCATCCGGCGCATAGGCCATGCCGATTGCCAGCGAGCGGTCCGCATAGGCGATGCTGCCGCTACCCAGAGCTGTACTGTAGTCTCCCTCGGCGGAATTCCTGTGGCCGAAAGCGGAACTTGCCAGACCACCGGCGTCATTCGAGTAGCCAAAGGCCGAACTGTCTTCACCGAAGGCGTCGTTGCGATTGCCGACGGCGGAGCCGCCCAGAGCCTCGACCTCATTGAAGTACCCGAGGGCTGTACCCTGGCCGCCGGAAGCCCCGCTGCCGCTGCCCACCGCCGTGCTGTCGGTGCCGCTGGCAAGCGAGTTGACGCCGATGGCAGTGCCACGGGCAGCAGAGACCTCCGCGTTGCTGCCGATGGCGATGCCGTTAGCGCCTGCAGCAGTCGTGCGCGCGCCCGAAGCAGCGACATCGGCGTTGCCGATCGCCACCGAGTACGCACCGACCGCGGTGCTGCGGCTGCCAATCGCCAGGCTGCGGTTGGCAGTGGCAGTACTGTCATAGCCGATGGCCGCACTGAATGTCCCGCTCGCAGCACTGTCGTCGCCAACGGCGAGGCTGCTCGTGGCGGTGGCCAGGCTGGCATGGCCGACCGCGGTGCTGTTGGCTCCGTTCGCGCGGTTGGCATCGCCCACCGCAGTGCTGCTGGCTCCGGAGGCGATGTTGCTCGTACCCAGCGCGGTGGCGCGGCTGTTGGTGGCTTGGCTGTCCGCGCCGAAGGCGTTGCTGAACTGTCCGGTGGCATCGCTGAACGCGCCAACCGCGGTGCTGTCCCCGCCGCTGGCGACGTTACCGATGCCGCAGGCCAGGGAATTGACGGCCGAGCCGTTGCTGCCGCCATTGTTGTTGGAATCGTTGAGCCGGCACTCCTCGGCCAGGGCCGGAGGCGCATAGCCCATCAGCGGGAATGCCAGTTGCAGCGCCAACGCCCAGGCGCCGAGCCGTACGATGGTAGACCGCGATACGGGCGTCGCACCGATGGTTCCGCTGCCGCCACCACCATGATTGCGGGCCAGTTCCGAGGCCACGACCAGGCAGTTGAGCGCGCGGCTCCAGATGATCTTGTGGATGTGGTTCATTGTGACCCCCTATGATTTGTCTAGTGGGTGTCAGCTTCCGCTTCCGCACGCGACCGCGGTATCCGTGAGTAGTCCTAGTACTTTGGTCGTAGACCTTGAGCAGAGCAGCGGGATGTCGGGCCGAAACGCGGGCGCGACGACGTTGCCGGACGATTGCCGACGCAACGCGTGATGCATGAGAAACGGTGCGCGCGGCTGAGGCGCGGGTTCAGGCCGCGAGCTTGTCCATCCAGCCGTCGGCCCAGCGCGGCAGGATGCCTTGCCGGTCACGGCCGGCGTAGCGTGCGGCAAACTGCCGGGCGGTGTGATGCAGCGTGGAGTCGTCCAGCAGGCGCTGAAGGCCTGTACCGAAGGACTCGGAGGCACTGGTCGCCAGCGCCAGGCCGGCGCCGATCGCCTCGACACGCTCGGCCACCAGGCGCTGTTCGGTGTGGGAGTACTGGACCAGGCAAGGCTTTCCGGCCAGCAGGGCCTCGGCCACCGCGCCATGGGAGCCGGAGCCGACGAAGCCATCGCAGGTTTCCACGGCCTGCCTCAGCCAGATGTTGCGGTCCGTGATGCGCATGCCCGGGCGCTCGTAGCGGGTGATCATCTCGAGCGGGATGTCCGCCAGGCGCACGAGCACCTGCGCACGGCTGGCCTGCAGCGCCGCCAGCAGTGCTTCCAGGCCTTCGCCGGCACGCAGGTAGGCAAAGATGCGCGGCTCGCGGGACTCGCCCCACTCCGCCGGAAGGCCGGAGGAAAAGTCCGGCAGGCCGAGCCAGTCGGCCTCGCGGCCCGGGCCGTAGTGATCCAGTTCGGCATAGGTCTTCAGGCCCAGTTCCACGCCGGCGAACAGGGATTGCAGGCTTGGCAGCGGCTCCGCGCCGAGTTCGGCCAGCGCCCCGTTGGCCACCGCGAGCACATGGGCCTCGTTGTCGCGCAGGCGCTGCTCGCGCGCCGGCACCCCGGGATAGGCCGGAAAGGGGCCTCGCGGCGGCGGCAGGCAGAAGCCGGTGCCCACCGCTGCCACCGGCAGTTTCAGCACGCGCGCGGCGAGCAGCGCGGTCGGCGCGTGATCCACCAGCAGGGCGCGGGCGCCGCTGAGTTGCAGCAGCGAGCACCAGGCGCGCAGGCGGCCCGCGAGGGCGGTCTTGCCGTGCCAGCCGCAGTTGTGCAGCAGGCTGGCGTAGCTCGCCTGCACGCGCACGGACTGTATGCCGGCGCTGCCGGTCGGTGCCGGCAGGATGGGCGCGTAGCGGTACAGGCCCATCTCCTGCGCCGTCTCGGGCTGATGCGTGGCCAGCAGGCAGGGCTGGCCGCGGCCGGTGAGATGCGCGGCGATCGCACCGATCGGCGCGAGATGACCCTGGCCGTTCCCCAGTTCGGTGGCGAGCAGGATAGGCGCGGGGCGGCGGTTCATGCGGCCGCCGCGACGGCCCAGGGCCGCACGCGCTCCTGCTCGCGGGACTGGTGCCC includes these proteins:
- a CDS encoding glycosyltransferase; the protein is MNRRPAPILLATELGNGQGHLAPIGAIAAHLTGRGQPCLLATHQPETAQEMGLYRYAPILPAPTGSAGIQSVRVQASYASLLHNCGWHGKTALAGRLRAWCSLLQLSGARALLVDHAPTALLAARVLKLPVAAVGTGFCLPPPRGPFPAYPGVPAREQRLRDNEAHVLAVANGALAELGAEPLPSLQSLFAGVELGLKTYAELDHYGPGREADWLGLPDFSSGLPAEWGESREPRIFAYLRAGEGLEALLAALQASRAQVLVRLADIPLEMITRYERPGMRITDRNIWLRQAVETCDGFVGSGSHGAVAEALLAGKPCLVQYSHTEQRLVAERVEAIGAGLALATSASESFGTGLQRLLDDSTLHHTARQFAARYAGRDRQGILPRWADGWMDKLAA